In one Trichocoleus desertorum ATA4-8-CV12 genomic region, the following are encoded:
- a CDS encoding HNH endonuclease, whose product MATAIHYQDGNHGNHSRKNLALLHRHCHDRAHGSDNH is encoded by the coding sequence ATGGCGACAGCTATACATTACCAAGATGGAAACCATGGCAACCACAGCCGTAAAAATCTGGCACTACTACACCGCCACTGCCACGACCGGGCACATGGTAGCGACAACCACTAA
- a CDS encoding transposase has protein sequence MTMLFLVLQGTQVVALGQRRLVDTHWRRGMSYLKLGWNWIRLALTQQWKLSLFQFLSSAPDPQPAIAAQRQHDQSFNREFIVLKRFPAF, from the coding sequence CTGACGATGCTGTTTTTGGTGCTGCAAGGGACTCAAGTAGTGGCATTGGGCCAGCGTCGTTTAGTCGATACTCATTGGCGTCGGGGCATGAGTTATCTCAAATTAGGTTGGAACTGGATTCGTCTAGCCCTGACTCAACAATGGAAACTTTCTCTTTTTCAGTTTCTATCGAGTGCCCCCGACCCTCAACCTGCGATCGCTGCTCAACGACAACACGATCAGTCCTTTAATCGTGAATTTATTGTCCTGAAACGCTTTCCAGCTTTTTAG